A window of Pseudarthrobacter sp. ATCC 49987 genomic DNA:
CCAGGTGCCTCCGTGGCCGGACCCTGGGGTGCGGTGCTCCTGGTGATTCTTCGCGTCTTCCAGGGCATCGCCGTCGGCGGGGAATGGGGCGGGGCCGCCCTGATGGCGCTGGAGCACTCCGAATCGGGCAAGCGCGGGTTTGCCGCCTCGTTCGTCAACGCCGGGGCGCCCACCGGTGCCGTCCTGGGCACCCTGATCATGGGCGCGTTCTCGGCGCTGCCGAACGACCAGTTCCTCGCCTGGGGCTGGCGGGTGCCGTTCCTGCTCTCCTTCGTGCTGCTGGGCGTGGGCATGTTCGTCCGGCTCAAGGTTTCCGAAAGCCCTATCTTCAAGGCCGCACTGGAACAGGAAAAGGCCGAAAAGGCACAGGCTGACCAGGAAGCCATCCGCCAGGGCCTCACTGCCAAGCGGGATATTCCGCTGCTGCTGGTACTGCGGCGCCCCAAGACCCTGATCTTCACCATGCTGGCCGGCGCCGCCGGCTTCGCCCTCCAGGTGGTCCTGGCGACGTTCTCGGTGACCTACGCCGTCTCCAAGGGCGCGGACCGCCAGGGCGTGCTGTACGCCTTTGCTGCCGCCTCGCTGATCTCCATCGTGTTCGTGATCATGGGCGGCCGGCTTTCGGACAAGGTGGGCAGGCGGCCGGTGATGATCGGCGGCCTGGTTCTCTTCATCATTTACCTGGTGCCGATGTTCCAGCTGCTCTCCTCCAACAACATCATGCTGATCTTCGTGGCGTTCGCCATCGGCCTGATGATCCATTCCACGCTGTTCGGTCCTTTGGCGGCCTTCGTGTCCGAGCAGTTCGGCACCACCTCCCGCTACACCGGCGCGTCCCTGGGCTACCAGCTGGCAACCCTGCTCGGTGCCGGGTTCACTCCGGGCATCGTGGCCCAGATCTTCAAGGACTCAGGCCAGGACACGGCATCGGTGGTCTGGTACCTGGCGGCCATGTCGGTGGTCTCCATCGTCTTCATCCTGCTGACCCGGGAACCGAAGAACAACGACCTCCGCACCGTCCAGGCCTGACCCTTCATCGGGTCCCGTCACGCGGGCTAACCTCACAGTAGAAAGGATTCGCCGTGGAAAATTTTGGCATCGGCTCGTGGCTGCAACGTCGCCGCCCGAAGTCCGGCAGCAAAACCGCCCTGATCAGCGGAGGCCGGGAACTCAGTTATGAACAGTTCGCGGACCGGACCGTCCGGCTCGCCAACGCCCTGAGGGACCGCGGCGTGGCCAAGGGGGACAGGGTTGCCTATCTGGGCGAGAACCACCCGTCCTTCCTGGAGACCCTCTTTGCGTGCGGAACCCTCGGCGCCATCTTCGTCCCGCTCAACACGCGGCTGGCGCCCCCGGAAATCCAGTTCCAGCTGCAGGACTGCGGCGCCGGGACCCTGGTCCATGCCGGCAGCCTCGGCGACCTGGCAGCCCGCGGGTCGGCCGGCACGGCAGTGGCGAGACTCGTCGTCGTCGCCGATTCCCTTGACGGTTCCTCGGCCAGTGCGGCAGGCGGCGGCGTGCAGGCTGCCCGCGGGGCGGACGCAGCGGCGGTGGAGGACTTTGAGGACCTGGTGGCCTCCGGTTCGGACCAGCCGGTCGACGAACCGGTCACGCTGGACGACGGTGCCATGATCCTCTACACCTCCGGTACCACGGGCCGGCCAAAGGGCGCCCTGCTGACCCACGGCAACGTCACATGGAACTGCATCAACGTGATCGTTGATTTCGACTTCTCCTCGCAGGACGTGGCGCTGATGATTTCGCCGATGTTCCACGTCGCGTCCCTCGATATGGGCGTACTCCCGACGCTGCTCAAAGGCGGAACGGTCATCCTCGAATCCAGGTTTGACCCCAGCCGGGTCCTGGCCCTCATCGAGCAGTACAGCGTCACCACTATGAGCGGCGTCCCCACCACCTATCAGCTCATCTGCGAACATCCCGCGTGGGCCTCGACGGACCTTAGCTCGCTGAACAAGCTCACCTGCGGGGGGTCCGCGATCCCGATGCGGGTGCTCGACGCCTATGAGTCCCGGGGCCTGCAGATCGGCACCGGCTACGGCATGACCGAAACCGCGCCTGCAGCCACGGTCCTCCCCGCGGCGCGGTCCCGCGACAAGGCCGGTTCCGCCGGGCTTCCGCACTTCTTCACCGACGTCCGCATAGCCGACCCAATAGCCGGCACCGCGGAGCCCGGAACTGGGGGAGAGATCCAGATCAAGGGCCAAAACGTGATCCCCGAGTACTGGAACCGGACTGACGCCACCGCCGAGTCATACGCGGAGGGCGGCTGGTTCAAGTCAGGTGATATGGGCTACAAGGATGACGACGGGTTCGTCTTCGTCTCGGACCGGATCAAGGACATGATCATCTCCGGCGGCGAGAACATTTATCCCGCCGAAGTGGAGCAGGCCATCACGGAACTCGAGGCGGTGGGAAGCGTGGCCGTCATCGGCGTGCCGGATGAGAAATGGGGTGAAGTGCCCCGGGCCGTCGTTCTTCTGCGCGAGGGTGCCCAACTCACGGAAGAGCAGCTCAGGCGGTACTTGGATGGACGCCTGGCACGCTACAAAATCCCCAAGTCCGTGGTGTTTGTCGATGAGATGCCCCGGACCGCCAGCGGCAAGATCAGGAAGGCCGACCTGCGGAAGCTGAGCGCCATCCAGCCATAACTGGCCGTGGCCTGCGCCCGTCAGTGAATGAGGGCCAGCATGACGCCGACGGCCATGAACAGCACGCCGAACGTCCGGTTGAGGGTGCGCTGGCCGCGGGCATCGTGGGTAAAGCGCTGGAAGGTCTTGGCCGCGGCGGCGAAGAAGAACCACATCACTAGGACGTCGATCACGATCACGGTGGCTGACAGGGTCAGGTACTGCGGCAGGAGCGGGTTCTCCGGGCGGATGAACTGAGGCATAAAGGCGAGGAAGAACACGATCGCCTTGGGGTTCAGCAGGTTGACCCACAGGCCGCGGCGGAACATGGAAAATGCCGGCTCGTTCCGCAGCGCGGCGGCCTTTTCCTGGTCCAGATCGGGTTTGTGCCGGAACTGCTGGATGCCCAGATAGACGAGGTAGGCGGCGCCCGCGTAGCGGATCACGTTGAAGGCGACCGGAGAGCTGGCCACCAGCACCCCGACGCCGAGGGCCACGATCACGATGTGCACCACCAGCGCGGCCTGCTGCCCAAGGATCCCCCAGATGGAACGCCGGAAGCCGGAGTTCAGGGAATTGCTCATGGTGTTGATGGCGCCCGCACCGGGCGTAAAGCTGATCAGGACACCGGCGCCCGCCAGGGCCAGCCAAAGGGAGGGTTGCACTGATTCAGTTTACGGCCGCGGACGGGCCCAGCCGGCCGCCGCTTCACAACACCGTCACACGCCGGCCATTCGCCAGAAATGGCCGCTCTGGCCGTCCCCATAGCGGCCATCTCCGGCAAATGGCGGGCGTGGCCCCCGTATTCATATCCGCCAGCGAACCGGCGAGTGGGAGACAGCCCGGCTGTGGGACGCTACGATGCACTCAACCGTGCGGCATCAGTGCGTGCAGCCAGACTTGGGGAGTCTATGGACCGGATTGTCGGAACGATGCTTGCGGGAGCTGTCGTCCTGGCCACCTCGTCCTGCGCGTTGCCAGGGGCCGGACCGCCGCCAGTATCCGCCACCCAGGCCACAGCCGCAGCGGCCGCCACGCCCCGGACTGCCGGCACCCTATTTGCGGCGAATCCCGGGAGCACCGCGGGCCCGGCGGCCGTGCCGCTGCCCGAGGCGCGGTTCGCCAATCCCGACTACTACGCCATGCCCGGACAAACGATCACCTTCGACGTCTCGGCGTCGCTGCCCCGCGGCGTCAGCATCGCTCAGTACGAATGGGACTTCGACGGCGACGGTGCCATCGATCAGGTGGGGCCGCTCCCCGTGGCTCCCCACAGGTACGCCGCCGCGTTCGAGGGTAAGGCGACGGTGCGGATTACCCATGCCACGGGAGGCTTGTCGACGGCATCGACCGGGGTCCACATCGGCCGGGGGCCGCGGGACGGACTCCCCGCCGCGCCCATCAACGTGAGCGTGGTGGTGACCGCCCACTCGGGCGGCATCAGCACCGTCCAAATATCGTGGGAGCCGGGCGGGCCGGAGCCCTACCGCTGGGGTCTGACCGTTGACGGTTTTCCGGCCGGGATTGTGGAGGGCCACACACGCACCGCGACCATGACGGACGTCCACCGGCTCAAGGACGTGAAGATCGGCGTCGTCGGGTTCACTGAGAACCAAGGCATGGGGGCCTCCGCCGGCGTGACGCTTCCCGCGCTGCCGGATTAGGCGGCTCCGGCGCCAACCGCCTCACGCCCGGGCGATCACCTCGCCGTTGGGGATCAGGAACCAGCCGTCGTCCGTGGAACCCCAGCGGTGCCAGCCGGCCGAAATCCGGGCAAGGTCGGCGGCGTTGGCGAAGCCGTATTCGAGAGCCTGGTCCGCAAAGGCCGAGTGCAGCACGCGTTCGCCCCACACCCGGGCCTGCCAGCGGCGCTGCTGGCCGGTCGCGTAGAGCCAGTTGCTGCTGGAGGGTGCGACGTCGGTGAACCCGGCGGACTGGGCCCAGGAAACCAGGCGTCGGCCGGCGTCGGGCTCGGCGCCGTTCCGGCGTGCGATCCGCTGGTAGAGCTCCATCCATTCATCCAGCTCGGGGACGGCCGGGTACCAACTCATGCCGTGGAAATCTGCGTCGCGCACCGCCACGATCCCGCCGGGCTTGGCGACGCGGCGCATTTCCCGCAGGGCCGCAACAGGGTCCGTGAGATGCTGCAGGAGCTGGTGGGCGTGCACGACGTCGAATGTCTCGTCCTCGAAGTCGAGGTCGTAGATGTTGCCGGCGACGAACTCGACGTTCTGCACGCCCCGCTCGGCCGCGAGGGCGGCCGCCTGGCCGATCACCTCGGGCGAGCGGTCCAGCCCGGTGACCTTCCCGGGGGAGACGAGCCCGGCGAAATCGCACGTGATGCTGCCCGGCCCGCAGCCGACGTCGAGCACCGAAACCCCCGGGGTCAGGTGCGGGATCACAAACGCCGCGGAGTTCTCCGCCGTCCGGGAGGCGTGGGCGCGGACCACAGACTCGTGGTGGCCGTGGCTGTACACATCTTCAGGCTGCTGCGCACTCATAATGAAACGCTACCGCCCCGCACCGGCAAATCCGCGAAAGCGGGGGTAACGGCCGGGAAGACGGCAGGATTTCGCGCGCGGCCGTCCGTTTTGCCGCTTCCGGCCGGGGCGGTTCCGCGGATGATTAGAGGAGTGAACACCAACAGCAGCAAGCAGTCAGGGCTCGGCCTGTTCCGGGCCACCGGCATCTACGTCGGGGCGATCCTGGGCTCGGGCATCCTGGTCCTCCCGGCCATCGCTGCCAAGGAGGCAGGGCCAGCGTCGCTCCTGGCCTGGACCCTGCTGCTGGTGTTCTGCACCCCCGTGTCCTTCAGTTTCGCTGAGATGAGCCGCCAGCAGCCCGACGCAGGCGGAATCGCCCACTTTGTCACGCGCGCCTACGGACGCCGTGCCGCGGTCGTGGCCGGCTACCTCTTCTACTTCGCCATTCCCTTCGGTGCCCCGGCGACAGCCGTGATCGGCGGCAACTACATCGCCCACGCGCTGGGCGGCGGGCGCGGGACGGCGTTGGTGGCCGCCGCACTGCTGCTGGCCGCCGCTTTCGCGAGCAACGCCGTCGGGATCCGGATGTCCAGCGGCATCCAGCTGGTACTGATGGTATTGCTCGTCGGACTGCTGGCACTGGCCGTCGCCCTGGCTGCACCGTTTGGACGGGCGGGGAACTTCGAGCCGTTCGCGCCGCACGGCTACTGGGCCGTGGGCGGCGCGGCCAGCCTGCTCTTTTTCTGCTTCGCCGGCTGGGAGGCGGTCACGCATATCGCCGGGGAGTTCCGCCACCCGGAACGTGACCTCAAACGGGCCACCTGGCTCACCCTGATTGTGGTCGGTGTGGTCTACCTCGGCGTCGTCTCGGCGTCGGTCGCTGTGCTGGGCCCCGCACTTCCGGGCAGCGAGGTGCCGATCGCGGAGCTGCTCGAAAAGGGACTGGGCGGATTCGCTGCGCCGCTGACCGCCGCCGCCGCGGTGCTGACCTTCGGTCCGGTCAACACCTTTGTCGCCGGCGCCAGCAGGCTGGGGGCGAGCCTGGCGTCCGACGGCGTTTTGCCGCGGGCCCTCGCGCGGGGCGCCGGTCCGGGGGAGGTGCCCACGGCCAGCCTGGGATTGCTGGGCGTGATGACGTTGCTGTCCTTCGGGGCGGCGGCAGCCGGGCTGGTCGACTTGCAGCTCCAGATCGGGGCGGCGTCGGCCTGTTTCACCGCAGTGACGGCGTTTGGCCTGCTCGCCGGGATCCGTTTGCTGCCCACCCGGACGCCGGCCTGGCTCGGAGTCATAGTGGCTGCTGCTGTGATGCTGGCCGTGCTGCTCTTCAGCGGATGGGCACTCGTGGTCCCGCTCGGGCTGGCCGTGGCCGCCATCTTGGCTGGCCGGCCGGGCGCACGGGTATGGCAGTTGGGACGCGCGAAAACGCCAACTAGTGCCGGTCGGCGGGGGCCGGTGCCGGCTGCTGCGCGGCCTCCTGCCCGGCCCTGACCGTCGCCTCGATCATCGAGGACATGAACCGCGTCGCGATGTCCAGTTCCTCCGGAGTGAATTCGGCCATCGCGGCCGCCATGTGCCGGGCCAGCGGCTGGAACATGGCGCCGCCGTCGCGGTAGGCCTTGGGGGTCATGCGGAGCTGGACCTGGCGGCGGTCCGGGCCCTCCCGCTCGCGAATCACGTGGCCGGAGCTGTGCAGCCGGTCGATCAGTGCCGTGGTGGCGGGTGAGCTCAGGTGGAGTTCCTTGCGGAGCACGCCCGGCGTGACGATCTGGTTCCTCGCGGTGTGCTGCATGATCACGGCCAGGGCATTGAGGTCCGTCCGGTGCATGTCGTTGCGGCCGCCGGCGGAATCCACGTAGCGGTTGGCCTCGAGGCTGAATTCCTGAAGCAAGCGGACCAACGGCGGCGGTCCGGAAGGCGGTCCGGAAGATTCGGGGCGTCCCGGCGGATCAACTGTCACGGCGAACCTTCCTCTCTCCTTTGCCTTGCCCACTGCTCCGCAGCAGGCGCCCTCCGGAGTTTACTTCAGCGGACCTCGGCCTCGGACCGGCCCGGCGTCGAAGTATTTCCCAAGAATTGGACCCCACCCGTTTATCTCCATAGTGGAGATAGTCTACTATGGACTCAATTCTACTCCTCCCAGGCATGCACCAGAAGGAACCATGAACAAGACACCACACGGCAGTGCCCGCGTCCCTTTCTGGCTGCGCTGGCTGATTCCCGTCCTGCTCGTCGTCACCTGGCTGGCCATCGCCGGGATCGGCGGGCCCACTTTTGGCCGGCTGAGCGAGGTCTCCTCCAATGACCAGGCGTCCTTCCTGCCGACGGGAGCCGAGGCCACGGAGGTCCGGGACTGGCAGGCCAAGTTCCGGGACACCAATGAGGTCCCAGCCGTCATTGTCATAGAGAGCGACTCGGCCTTCACCCCGGCCCAGCTCGGCGAGGTGGCAGCCCTCAAGGGCAAGCTGGAGGCGCTGGGCGCCGGCAGCACCGTCGTCGGCCCCATCCCGTCCGAGGATGCCAAGGCCGTGCAGTTTGTAGTCCCGATCGAATCGGCCGGCGAAGTGAAGGAAGTCGTCAAGGAACTCCGCGCGGAGGTGCAGGCATCCGCTCCGGCGGGAATGCAGACCTTCGTAACCGGTCCGGCCGGGCTTGCCGCGGACCTCGTCAGCGCCTTCGCGGGCATCGACGGCATCCTGCTGCTGGTGGCCCTTGCCGCGGTTTTCCTGATCCTGCTGATCGTCTACCGCTCGCTGCTGCTGCCGATCGCCGTGCTGTTCACCTCGGTCTTCGCGCTCTGCGCCGCCATCCTGCTGGTTTTCGGGATGGCCAAGCTCGGCTGGATCCAGCTCAACGGCCAGAGCCAGGGCATCCTGTCCATCCTGGTGATCGGTGCCGCCACTGACTACGCGCTGCTCTATGTGGCGCGGTTCCGTGAGGCGCTGACGCACACGACCAACCGGACGGCCGCCGCGCTCACCGCGTGGAAGGCGGCCTGGGAGCCTATCCTGGCCTCCGGCGCCACCGTCATCATCGCGCTGCTGTGCCTGCTCTTGTCCGACCTCAACTCGAACAAGGCACTCGGCCCCGTGGCGGCCGCAGGCATCCTGTGTTCCCTCTTCGCGGCCCTGACCCTGCTGCCAGCGCTGATGGCGCTGCTGGGCCGCGCCGCGTTCTGGCCGTTCCGCCCCAAGCTGCTCCCGGAGACTGAGCGCGAGCCCGAACTCGTCACCGGCCTCGAGGGCCAGAAGGGCTTGTGGCGCGCCACCGGGTCCCTCGTGTCCCGCCGGCCGCGGACTGTCTGGGTCGCCTCCGTGCTGCTGCTCCTGATGGCCTCCGCCGGCGTGCTCCAGCTCAAGGCAAACGGCGTCCCGCAGACCGACGTGATCCTCCCCGCCTCCAACGCCGTCGACGGCCAGGACGCCCTGGCCCGTCACTTCGACGCGGGCTCCGGCAGTCCTGCCGTGATCGTCGCTGACGAGGCGAAGGCGCAGGACGTGCTGGCCAAGACCAAAGCGACCGACGGCGTCGGGGCCGCCTACCTGCTGGCCGAAGGCAGCGTTCCGATCGTCCCCGGCGCTCCGGCCGCACCCGGCGCCCCGGCTTCTCCCACGGCTCCTGCGGTGAGGGACGGCAAGGTCCTGATCAACGCGACGCTGGACTTCGCCGCGGACTCCAACGAGGCTGAAAACGTCGTGGTGGCCCTCCGCCAGGAACTGAAGAAAATCGACGACGGCGCCCTGGTCGGCGGAGTGACGGCGACGGCCCTGGACACGAACACCACTGCCCAGCGTGACCTCGTCACCATCATCCCTGTGGTCCTCGCGGTGATCCTGGTGATCCTGATGCTGCTGCTGCGCTCCGTGCTGGCGCCGGTGCTGCTGGTTGCCTCGGTGGTGCTGTCCTACGCCGCCGCCATGGGAGTCTCCGCCTTCGTGTTCAACAACATCTTTGGATTCCCGGGAGCCGATGCCACCGTCCCGCTCTTTGGCTTCGTCTTCCTTGTGGCGCTGGGGGTGGACTACAACATCTTCCTCATGAGCCGGGTCCGGGAGGAGTCCATTAAGCACGGCACCCGGCCCGGCATCCTGCGCGGCCTGGGCGTCACGGGCGGCGTGATCACCTCCGCCGGGGTGGTCCTCGCGGCCACGTTTGCCGCCCTGGGCGTTATCCCCATCATGTTCCTCGTGCAGCTGGCCTTCATTGTGGCCTTCGGCGTGTTGCTGGATACCGTCCTGGTCCGGTCGCTGCTGGTTCCGGCCCTGGCCTACGACATCAGCCCGCGGATCTGGTGGCCGAGCAAGTTGGGGCGCGCGCAGATGGATGCAACCGAGCGTGTCCGCCCGGCCGCCCCGGAGGCGGAATCCGCGGAGGCGGGAATCCGCTAGCCCGCACCCGCGACTGCGCACCCGCCTCGCCCCGCAGCCGCAGCCGCCGTCACTGTTCCTGGTCCCTCCACCAGGCAACGGTGGCGGCGGCTGCTTCCTTGAGCGGCGTGGGCTGCAGCCCCAGGGCCGCTTCGCTGGCGTTCGAGTCCATCACGAAGGGGCGTTCGAACTGGTACAGGGTTTCGGCCAGTTCCCGCGTTCCGGCGGAGAACATGCCCACCGTCCGCAGCACCCACCCGCGGACGGCGGCCACCCGCGGCGCCCGGACGCCGGCAGCGGCGGCGAACGCTGCAGCAATCTTCCGCTGGCTGAGCGCGGGGCCGGTCGGTGCGTGCCACACCCGGTTCCACAGCGCAGGATCCTGAGCTGCCCTGATCATGGCGGCGGCCAGGTCCGGCACATAGGTGAAGGAATGCGGCAGCCCAGCGTTGCCAATTACCATCAGGGGCTTTTCCGCCAGGACCGGCTTCACCATGCGCTCGCCGGCATGCGCGCCGCGGACCCTGGGACCGAAGAAATCGCTCGCCACCACACTCACGGTGTCCGTTGCGGACGCCGCACGGGCCGCGAGCAGGGCGGTGCGGATACCCCGTTTGCCGCCGCGGGCCTCCCGCGGGCCCTTCTCGGTCATCGGCCGTTCCGGCTCGCTGTAGGAGTACAGGCTTTCCGGAAACACGACGACGGCGCCGGCCTCGCCCGCCGCGGCAAGCACCACCTCCTCGGCGCCGGGCAGTTCCTCCGCCCAGACCTTTGCGCTGTACTGCGATCCGTGGATGCAGTGGAACACGGCTTTGGCGCCCCGGAACAGCTCGCCGAGCCGCGCAAGGTCGGACACATCGACGGCCGTCTTTTCGATCAGCGGGTTGTCCGGTCCGGTGCCGGAGCGGGTGAGCACCCGCACCCGGTGGCCCGCTGCGGCGAGCTGTTCGGCCACCGTCCAGCCGACGGGGCCGGCGCCCGTGACGACAAACAGGGCAGTGGCCGGGGCCTCGGGGGATACGGACTGGGACAAGGTGTTCTCGCTTTCGTTGTGGTCGCACGGGCCGCGGCGGCCCGGGCTGGGGCTGGATTGGCCAGGCCGCAACCTGAACCTGAGAGCACTGCTCTCTGAATTCAGGATGGATCCGGCTGGGGCGAAAGTCAAGAGCAGTGCTCACATTTGTTGACACTGCTCTGCTTTGTGGAATGCTGGAGCCATGCCGCAGACCACTGACCTGGCCGTGAAGCCTCCCACTCCCCGCGAGCGTGCCCGGGCACGGACCATCGAGGACATTGTGCGCCTCGGCCGGGAGCATCTGGCAGTGCACGGGGCTGCCGCGCTCTCCCTTCGCGCCGTGGCGCGGGATCTCGGCGTGGTCTCCTCGGCGGTCTACCGGTACGTGGAGAACCGCGAAGAGCTGCTGACCCTGCTGCTCATCGACGCGTACAACGAACTCGGAGACGAAGTCGACACCGCCGTCGCTGCCCTGCCCGTGACCGACTTTGCCGGGCGGTTCAGCGCACTGGGGTCCGCTGTGCGGCGCTGGGCGCTGCGCGAACCGGCCCGCTATGGGCTCCTCTTCGGCAGCCCTGTGCCCGGATACCAGGCGCCGGTCGAGCGGACCACGGCGCCGGGTACCCGGGTGATCTACGCCCTGATGGCGCTCCTGGACGGCGCCTACCGGGCCGGGCGGCTGGCCGCGCCTGACGGTCAGACCGTCGTCGTCCCCGCACTTTCCGCCGACCTGGAGCGGATCCGCAGCGGGATGGGACTCGCGGTGCCCGACGGGCTGCTGGCGCGCGGTGCCCTCGTCTGGACGTCCCTGTTCGGAGCCATCAGCTTCGAGGTTTTTGGCCAGTACGGCGCGGACACCTTTAGCGCCCCGGATGAACTCTTCGCCCACCATCTGACCGTGCTGGCGGACCTCGC
This region includes:
- a CDS encoding MFS transporter, which codes for MSGLTQLQAMGTAERRKEARTVIASSYLGSTIEYYDFLLYATAAAVVFPKVFFSGMDDWVGVVAAYGTFAAGYVARPVGGIIFGHFGDRMGRKGMLIISMLVMGLASTLIGLVPGASVAGPWGAVLLVILRVFQGIAVGGEWGGAALMALEHSESGKRGFAASFVNAGAPTGAVLGTLIMGAFSALPNDQFLAWGWRVPFLLSFVLLGVGMFVRLKVSESPIFKAALEQEKAEKAQADQEAIRQGLTAKRDIPLLLVLRRPKTLIFTMLAGAAGFALQVVLATFSVTYAVSKGADRQGVLYAFAAASLISIVFVIMGGRLSDKVGRRPVMIGGLVLFIIYLVPMFQLLSSNNIMLIFVAFAIGLMIHSTLFGPLAAFVSEQFGTTSRYTGASLGYQLATLLGAGFTPGIVAQIFKDSGQDTASVVWYLAAMSVVSIVFILLTREPKNNDLRTVQA
- a CDS encoding acyl-CoA synthetase; its protein translation is MENFGIGSWLQRRRPKSGSKTALISGGRELSYEQFADRTVRLANALRDRGVAKGDRVAYLGENHPSFLETLFACGTLGAIFVPLNTRLAPPEIQFQLQDCGAGTLVHAGSLGDLAARGSAGTAVARLVVVADSLDGSSASAAGGGVQAARGADAAAVEDFEDLVASGSDQPVDEPVTLDDGAMILYTSGTTGRPKGALLTHGNVTWNCINVIVDFDFSSQDVALMISPMFHVASLDMGVLPTLLKGGTVILESRFDPSRVLALIEQYSVTTMSGVPTTYQLICEHPAWASTDLSSLNKLTCGGSAIPMRVLDAYESRGLQIGTGYGMTETAPAATVLPAARSRDKAGSAGLPHFFTDVRIADPIAGTAEPGTGGEIQIKGQNVIPEYWNRTDATAESYAEGGWFKSGDMGYKDDDGFVFVSDRIKDMIISGGENIYPAEVEQAITELEAVGSVAVIGVPDEKWGEVPRAVVLLREGAQLTEEQLRRYLDGRLARYKIPKSVVFVDEMPRTASGKIRKADLRKLSAIQP
- a CDS encoding LysE family transporter; the protein is MQPSLWLALAGAGVLISFTPGAGAINTMSNSLNSGFRRSIWGILGQQAALVVHIVIVALGVGVLVASSPVAFNVIRYAGAAYLVYLGIQQFRHKPDLDQEKAAALRNEPAFSMFRRGLWVNLLNPKAIVFFLAFMPQFIRPENPLLPQYLTLSATVIVIDVLVMWFFFAAAAKTFQRFTHDARGQRTLNRTFGVLFMAVGVMLALIH
- a CDS encoding PKD domain-containing protein; the encoded protein is MDRIVGTMLAGAVVLATSSCALPGAGPPPVSATQATAAAAATPRTAGTLFAANPGSTAGPAAVPLPEARFANPDYYAMPGQTITFDVSASLPRGVSIAQYEWDFDGDGAIDQVGPLPVAPHRYAAAFEGKATVRITHATGGLSTASTGVHIGRGPRDGLPAAPINVSVVVTAHSGGISTVQISWEPGGPEPYRWGLTVDGFPAGIVEGHTRTATMTDVHRLKDVKIGVVGFTENQGMGASAGVTLPALPD
- a CDS encoding methyltransferase domain-containing protein, producing the protein MSAQQPEDVYSHGHHESVVRAHASRTAENSAAFVIPHLTPGVSVLDVGCGPGSITCDFAGLVSPGKVTGLDRSPEVIGQAAALAAERGVQNVEFVAGNIYDLDFEDETFDVVHAHQLLQHLTDPVAALREMRRVAKPGGIVAVRDADFHGMSWYPAVPELDEWMELYQRIARRNGAEPDAGRRLVSWAQSAGFTDVAPSSSNWLYATGQQRRWQARVWGERVLHSAFADQALEYGFANAADLARISAGWHRWGSTDDGWFLIPNGEVIARA
- a CDS encoding APC family permease; the protein is MNTNSSKQSGLGLFRATGIYVGAILGSGILVLPAIAAKEAGPASLLAWTLLLVFCTPVSFSFAEMSRQQPDAGGIAHFVTRAYGRRAAVVAGYLFYFAIPFGAPATAVIGGNYIAHALGGGRGTALVAAALLLAAAFASNAVGIRMSSGIQLVLMVLLVGLLALAVALAAPFGRAGNFEPFAPHGYWAVGGAASLLFFCFAGWEAVTHIAGEFRHPERDLKRATWLTLIVVGVVYLGVVSASVAVLGPALPGSEVPIAELLEKGLGGFAAPLTAAAAVLTFGPVNTFVAGASRLGASLASDGVLPRALARGAGPGEVPTASLGLLGVMTLLSFGAAAAGLVDLQLQIGAASACFTAVTAFGLLAGIRLLPTRTPAWLGVIVAAAVMLAVLLFSGWALVVPLGLAVAAILAGRPGARVWQLGRAKTPTSAGRRGPVPAAARPPARP
- a CDS encoding MarR family winged helix-turn-helix transcriptional regulator — protein: MTVDPPGRPESSGPPSGPPPLVRLLQEFSLEANRYVDSAGGRNDMHRTDLNALAVIMQHTARNQIVTPGVLRKELHLSSPATTALIDRLHSSGHVIREREGPDRRQVQLRMTPKAYRDGGAMFQPLARHMAAAMAEFTPEELDIATRFMSSMIEATVRAGQEAAQQPAPAPADRH
- a CDS encoding MMPL family transporter — encoded protein: MNKTPHGSARVPFWLRWLIPVLLVVTWLAIAGIGGPTFGRLSEVSSNDQASFLPTGAEATEVRDWQAKFRDTNEVPAVIVIESDSAFTPAQLGEVAALKGKLEALGAGSTVVGPIPSEDAKAVQFVVPIESAGEVKEVVKELRAEVQASAPAGMQTFVTGPAGLAADLVSAFAGIDGILLLVALAAVFLILLIVYRSLLLPIAVLFTSVFALCAAILLVFGMAKLGWIQLNGQSQGILSILVIGAATDYALLYVARFREALTHTTNRTAAALTAWKAAWEPILASGATVIIALLCLLLSDLNSNKALGPVAAAGILCSLFAALTLLPALMALLGRAAFWPFRPKLLPETEREPELVTGLEGQKGLWRATGSLVSRRPRTVWVASVLLLLMASAGVLQLKANGVPQTDVILPASNAVDGQDALARHFDAGSGSPAVIVADEAKAQDVLAKTKATDGVGAAYLLAEGSVPIVPGAPAAPGAPASPTAPAVRDGKVLINATLDFAADSNEAENVVVALRQELKKIDDGALVGGVTATALDTNTTAQRDLVTIIPVVLAVILVILMLLLRSVLAPVLLVASVVLSYAAAMGVSAFVFNNIFGFPGADATVPLFGFVFLVALGVDYNIFLMSRVREESIKHGTRPGILRGLGVTGGVITSAGVVLAATFAALGVIPIMFLVQLAFIVAFGVLLDTVLVRSLLVPALAYDISPRIWWPSKLGRAQMDATERVRPAAPEAESAEAGIR
- a CDS encoding NAD-dependent epimerase/dehydratase family protein, whose translation is MFVVTGAGPVGWTVAEQLAAAGHRVRVLTRSGTGPDNPLIEKTAVDVSDLARLGELFRGAKAVFHCIHGSQYSAKVWAEELPGAEEVVLAAAGEAGAVVVFPESLYSYSEPERPMTEKGPREARGGKRGIRTALLAARAASATDTVSVVASDFFGPRVRGAHAGERMVKPVLAEKPLMVIGNAGLPHSFTYVPDLAAAMIRAAQDPALWNRVWHAPTGPALSQRKIAAAFAAAAGVRAPRVAAVRGWVLRTVGMFSAGTRELAETLYQFERPFVMDSNASEAALGLQPTPLKEAAAATVAWWRDQEQ
- a CDS encoding TetR/AcrR family transcriptional regulator yields the protein MPQTTDLAVKPPTPRERARARTIEDIVRLGREHLAVHGAAALSLRAVARDLGVVSSAVYRYVENREELLTLLLIDAYNELGDEVDTAVAALPVTDFAGRFSALGSAVRRWALREPARYGLLFGSPVPGYQAPVERTTAPGTRVIYALMALLDGAYRAGRLAAPDGQTVVVPALSADLERIRSGMGLAVPDGLLARGALVWTSLFGAISFEVFGQYGADTFSAPDELFAHHLTVLADLAGLEQPATQAGRQAADHPE